The sequence GGCACAATGTGCGGCGGGGATGTCGGCGGTTTAGCCGGTACCCTTGCCGCTTCTGCTGTTGTCATGGCAGAACCTGCTTCTGCCATGATTTTGTCTGCCATAGCAGGCAGCATTGCCGGTTTTTTATCCCGAAAGGGTCTGGACCGGATCAAGCACCGGATTCCGGCAGGGTTTGAGATGCTCTTTAGCAACCTATATATATCAGGGCTTGGTTTATTAGCCGGAGCACTTACCCATTACACGCTGGTACCAGTGGCTGCATGGCTGCTCACCTTTCTGGGAAACGGCTTATCACTAATGATCGCAAAGGGAGTCATCCCTTTCATCAGCTTTGTGGTAGAACCATTAAAAATCATTTTCTTTAATAACTGGATCAATCACGGCTTTTTCCTTCCCCTGGGATTGGAGCAGATGAAAACGCAGGGAAGCTCCATCTTATTTCTCTTAGAGACCAATCCTGGTCCAGGATTTGGAATTCTCCTTGCTTATGCCCTGGTATACCGGAATATGAGAAAGCAAATGCTTTCCAGCCTTATTATTCAGTCCCTGGGCGGCATCCATGAGGTTTACTTTCCTTATGTGCTGTCAGATATCCGGTTATTAGCTGCTGCCATAGCCGGCAGCATTGCGGGAAATTACTGTTTCATGGTCACCGGAAGCGGGCTTCTGGGACCGGCTTCTCCCGGAAGTATCATCACGATCATGATTATGGCAGACAAAAAGCATTGGCTTGGAATCCTTATGGGGATATTTGTATCTGCCGGGGTGACTTGCCTCCTGTCCTGCCTGATTATGTCTGGAAAGAAACTAAAAACTATTGCTGAAGAAGAAATACTACAGAAAGATGAAGGGATGCCAATGAAGAAAATGGAACATGCCAAAATCTATTTTGTTTGCGATGTTGGCATGGGCTCCAGTGCCATGGCCAGCGCGCTGTTTAAGAAAAGGCTGAAGTTAGAAGGCTTAACAGGTATTGAAGTGTTTCATGTATCGGCTGACCGCATTCCGCCTGACGCGGATGCGATTGTATGCCAAAAGGATTTTGCCCGTTCCCTGTCAGGGATTGATAAACCATGCTTTACAGTCAATAATCTCACGGATATGTCTGGCTATAGGGAACTCCTGAACTGGTTAATGGGAGGTGGAGAAGATGGCAGTTCATGATTTTACACCCAGGATGCAGCAGATCGTCCTGGCTCTTCTTAATGAGGACGGGCCAGTTCCCGTTAAGCAGCTCGCGGATCAGATCCATATCAGCAAAAGAACGGTACAAAGGGAGCTGGAGTATATTCCCAGAGTGTTAAAAAAATACGGGCTCACCTTTTGCTCAAAAACGGGAACCGGCATATGGCTGGAGGGAGATAAAGATCAGATGGAAGCCCTAAAGGCTGAACTGGAAGAGGATGATGCTCTTGATGTTTCTGACCGGATTGAACGTCAGAAGCGCCTTACCCTGGAGATTCTAAAGGATAAGACCTTAAAAAAGCTATATTACTACAGTGATTTATTTGGAGTCAGCGAAGCCACTGTCAGTTCGGATTTAGAGGTGGTAAAAGAGTGGTTTCACAAATATCATCTGGAGATAAAGAGAAAACCTGGATATGGTGTGTTTATTGAGGGCAGCGAACGGGATTTCCGCCGTGCCCTGCGCGTGTTTATTGATGAAAACATCCATACAGAGATCATACAGGAGATGTA is a genomic window of Lacrimispora sphenoides containing:
- a CDS encoding PTS mannitol transporter subunit IICB — its product is MKFAGRILKYYSRVIAECIPLFVTAGLLSVISAVIFQNKYLPEMSNILSFLVIPVFMGYKAGTMCGGDVGGLAGTLAASAVVMAEPASAMILSAIAGSIAGFLSRKGLDRIKHRIPAGFEMLFSNLYISGLGLLAGALTHYTLVPVAAWLLTFLGNGLSLMIAKGVIPFISFVVEPLKIIFFNNWINHGFFLPLGLEQMKTQGSSILFLLETNPGPGFGILLAYALVYRNMRKQMLSSLIIQSLGGIHEVYFPYVLSDIRLLAAAIAGSIAGNYCFMVTGSGLLGPASPGSIITIMIMADKKHWLGILMGIFVSAGVTCLLSCLIMSGKKLKTIAEEEILQKDEGMPMKKMEHAKIYFVCDVGMGSSAMASALFKKRLKLEGLTGIEVFHVSADRIPPDADAIVCQKDFARSLSGIDKPCFTVNNLTDMSGYRELLNWLMGGGEDGSS